Proteins found in one Hypericibacter terrae genomic segment:
- a CDS encoding F0F1 ATP synthase subunit delta, whose protein sequence is MAAGGTGSGGLAARYAAALFELADEKKQLDEVAKDLRELKAMLAESADLRQLIRNPMISRIDQGRAMQALLDKAGASALMHRFVGLVAQNRRLFVLPEIIDAYLAELARRRGEASAQVVSAQPLDERQRQAVTEALKRVTGGKVAVDLKVDPSLLGGLVVKVGSRLVDSSLKTKLQRLQLAMKGVE, encoded by the coding sequence GTGGCAGCCGGAGGCACTGGCTCAGGCGGTCTGGCGGCGCGCTACGCCGCCGCGCTCTTTGAACTGGCCGACGAGAAGAAGCAGCTCGACGAGGTCGCGAAGGACCTGCGCGAGCTGAAGGCGATGCTGGCCGAGAGCGCCGATCTGCGCCAACTCATCCGCAATCCCATGATCTCGCGCATCGACCAGGGCCGCGCGATGCAAGCCCTGCTGGACAAGGCCGGCGCCTCGGCGCTGATGCACCGCTTCGTCGGGCTGGTGGCGCAGAATCGCCGCCTGTTCGTTCTTCCCGAGATCATCGACGCCTATCTGGCCGAGCTCGCGCGTCGTCGCGGCGAGGCCAGTGCCCAGGTGGTGTCGGCGCAGCCGCTCGACGAGCGCCAGCGCCAGGCCGTCACCGAGGCCTTGAAGCGCGTCACGGGCGGCAAGGTTGCCGTGGACCTGAAGGTCGATCCGAGCCTGCTCGGCGGCCTGGTGGTCAAGGTCGGCAGCCGTCTCGTGGACAGCTCGCTCAAAACCAAACTGCAAAGACTGCAACTCGCCATGAAAGGGGTTGAGTGA